DNA from Lactobacillus sp. ESL0791:
TAGGCAAAAAACTGGGACAGATTCACTGATGAATAAAAAACATTTATGGGGTGTGCTGCTTGTCCTCGCGATTAGCGGCTATGTGCTTTATGTAGATTTAAAGGCGACACCAGTTAAACAGCTGTTAGCTGCGGCGCGCAATATTAATTTATTCGCACTTCTGCTCGTATTTTGCTTAATGCTTTTGTCTTACGGCTGTGAGGCAACGATTTTAAGCATTTTGACCAGCCGCAAGGGCGAACCTAAAAGGTCTAAGTGGGCCTTTTTTCGCATTCCCATTATCCAAGCTTTGTTTAATGCCATTACGCCGATGTCAAGCGGTGGTCAACCGGCACAGCTTGCCGCAATGGTGCAGATGGGCGTTGAGGGCGGCCGCGCGACGTCGCTCTTGTTGATGAAATTTATTATTTACCAAATTGTTGTCTTTGTAGCTTATGTTGTGACCATTGTTTCGGGCTTTCATTTAGTAGCCAGCAAATTTGCCGCAATGGCCTTTTTCATTATTATTGGTTTTTTGCTGCATATTAGCTCAATTTTGTTCTTGCTGGCGGCATTATTTGCTTATAACTGGACCAAAAAAGCCGCCAACTGGCTGATGGACCTGCTGGCTAAATTTATTAAACCGGAACGGGTAGAAAAATGGCGCCAGGCAACAATGGCAAAAATTGATACTTTCTATACCGAAAGTCAGAAATTGAAAAAGG
Protein-coding regions in this window:
- a CDS encoding lysylphosphatidylglycerol synthase transmembrane domain-containing protein, whose product is MNKKHLWGVLLVLAISGYVLYVDLKATPVKQLLAAARNINLFALLLVFCLMLLSYGCEATILSILTSRKGEPKRSKWAFFRIPIIQALFNAITPMSSGGQPAQLAAMVQMGVEGGRATSLLLMKFIIYQIVVFVAYVVTIVSGFHLVASKFAAMAFFIIIGFLLHISSILFLLAALFAYNWTKKAANWLMDLLAKFIKPERVEKWRQATMAKIDTFYTESQKLKKEKKKLCLSLLLTILQMLCFYSIPYMVLVTLNVHASWLAVTQMNIMITMFMAIIPLPGASGGAEYSFQTLFTAFVSSNGALVLGMFLWRFVTYFFGMILGIFGWIFKPQKIKSSRND